Genomic DNA from Lagenorhynchus albirostris chromosome 9, mLagAlb1.1, whole genome shotgun sequence:
CATCGTGGTCTTTACCATGTGAAAGCAACTCCCAGCCACTCACCATCACTCATCTTCTTGGAGCCTGCAGCAACTGGGAGAGGGCTGGTCCTGCCAGGTGAGAAAGGGAGGTGGGGCCCCACTGTGCGGTCACCAGCTAGAGGGAGGCGAAGGGCCCCTCCCCACCGCCCCACCTGAGCCTCTGGCCCTTGGCTGAGAACCTACTGAATGAAGGTGTGGATGCGTGAACGGACCACACGTTTCAGAGCTCCCAGAGCCAAGAGGTGTGTGTTCTTGTGCACGTGGCATCAACCCTGCCCGGGGAGGCGACTCTTGGGGTGGCCGGTGGCGATTCAGGGGGTGGGGGAGCCACCCTAGGGTCCGTGGTGGACCTCTTGCTGGGACTAGGCGGCGTGAAGGGCAAATCCTGGGTCTCGGTCACGGCTGGGCACGATGGGCGGAGAGGCAGCCTGGTCTCTGCCCTGGGGCCCCTGGACCTGGTCTCTTATCATGGCAGTTCACTCACCTACTCAGCGGGCACAGTGAGCCTCTGCCCTTAGAGCCGCCGGGCAGCTCTGGAAGCCACGGTGATGAGGAAGCCGCGCCTGGTGGGGCACGAccagggccgggggtgggggtcctCTTCGGGCGGCGGGGGTCAGGCGAGGCCTCATCACACGGGGTGTCTGAGCCGGTCCTCAGCCCCCCAGGAGGTCAAGTTGCATGGGGCCCGGCGCCCCTCCTGTTCCTCATGACGCTGGGCCCCAGGACTTGCCCAGAGCGGCCTGGGCACCCTGCACACGGGTGTGTCCAGCTGGAAACCCCGCTGGAAGGAGTAACGGGGACTCAGACTCCCAGGGACGGACAAGGTTTTATCTGCAATAATGTCACTTCAACACACACATCGGCCGGAGACACGCTTATGCTCCTATAGCCCTCGTAACTTATAAAACgccaataaaattcaaattagacAGAGGGAAGCCCACGAAACGAATACAGTTTagattaataatataattaaaggGTTAATTTAATGTGAAGGATGATTCTAAAACTTGTGGTAAAATAATACACAACATAAAGTTCACCCTCTTCACTCACAGTGTTGTCCACCATCATCCCAACCATCTCGAGAACTCTGTCATCTCCCCAGACAGAAGGTCTGTCCCGTGAAGCAACACGCGCTGAAACAAAATCGTTGCTTGTGTCGAGACTGTCACCAAGCAGGTGTGGGGAAGGGAAGCTTAGCCCTGCCTGGTGCCTGGGCGACCAAACGGCCCACGTTCTTCGGTTTCCAGCTTTTACAACACCGCTCACGCACTGACTCGGCCTCTGTTGCCTGGTGACAATTAATGTGGTTGGTACCCACGTGGGACTCTTGCCACAGTGTATTAACGTAGTCACTGACTTAAGAAACTGAGGGCTTCTCTGACGAAAACGGGTTTCAATTGCACATTTTCCTTGTAAAAGAGAAGTTTTGCCTGTTCCGGCCGATGTAGGGTGCCTGGACATTTTCGAATAAGCACATGCTACCCTGCGTCACGCTTGCCTGTCTTGTTCCAAAACTCGATGCACACAGGAATCCTGTGGTTAGAAAGCAGTCAGCAAGATGACTCAGAATACGTATCAtgggaagaaaaacacaaaactgaaaaatgtgtGCAGAGAGCTTGCGGTTTCTAGGAATACAGTCAGGAGTCTGCAGCATGACTATTTCTGGCGGCCGATGGGGCGGGACAGAAGGGGCAGAGGCGGGGCTGTCCTGAGAAGGGTGGAGCCCCGCTGCGGGGCGGGAACGAGAGAGGCTTGCGAGGTAGCGTCCAGAGGAGCCGGTGCTGTGGCGCACGGGAGCGCGAGCCCCAGGGAGGGGCCCGCGGAACACCTGCCCCCACGACGCCCACGTCCGAATCCCAGAAATCTGTGATCCGCTCCCTTGCATGGCAAGCGTTGCCCCCAGCTATctgacagagagagaaggagagagagagagagggagggagagagagagagggggggagagagggagggagcgagggagggggaggaggggggggagagagagagagagagagagagagagagagggagggggagagagggagagagggagagggggagagggagggagggagagagagagagagagagagagagagagagagagagagagagagagagagagagagagagggagagatgggaggCACCAGGGACCTGGGAGAGACGAGGCCAAGGTCCTCCCATGGGTGGGGTCTGGTGCCGGGACAGCTTAAAGAGGCCGAGCGGAGCGGCCAGAACAGGTGCCCTAGAGGCCACACAAACCAGGAGAGCGCACCGTGGGACCGGCAGCCTCCACTCTGCAGTGCACTTTGGGGGTGGCCGTGGGGTCGCCTGGGAGGAAGAGGAGCGGACGGGAGGCAAGCCAGCCGGCggggagagcagggaggaggggagctgCCAGCCCCCGCCCCAACGGAAGAGtctggagggggcgggggcccAGGAGCAGGGCTGGCCTGGCGAGGTGGCAGGGGGAGGCTGTGAAGCCGGGAAACCTGTGGGCCGGGAGAGGGAGCGACCCTTGTCAAGGAAACACTCGTTCAAATCCTCCTTCGTCGGCCGGGAAATCTCCCGCGAACCGCGTACACTTGGacccttctttcccttcttctcagGGGAAAAAGGATTGAGAGCAGAACGTGGATCTTAACTTTCACTTCCAAGTAAACCACATGACTTGTGTGCAGCTTTatcagaaaaaattaattttatgtgactgaaaaaaaaaagggatgggtTTTTTTTGGAAAGTTGCTGTGAGAAATCTTTGTCCAAAAACGGCAGCAGCTCCCTGCCTACGTGGGGTGTAGCTGACCTGTCCCCGGGGTCACAGTTCTGGTTAGATGTCAACCACGTCTGTCCCAGGAGGGGTTATGAGAAGACCCGgaacgggaattccctggcggtccagtgctcaGGACTCTGCgagtccactgcagggggcgcgggttcaatccctgatcagggagctaagatcccgcaagccgcacaaAGGCCGGGCTCGATGTTCTGAGACCACACAGAGCAGAACAGCCTTTGGCGGACCTCTGGGGCTCTGGGTgacgtgtgtttgtttttaaggtaAAAATAGTGCCACAGACTTGGCCAAGCACTTCCTATTTATCTAATGGCCCCTTTTCAGGGAGGTGGAGCCCCAAGGGACAGAGCCCCCGGTTCACACTCCTGTCAGGCTCGAGAGCCCACGCGGCGCCCTGCTCTCCAGGACACCCCCCATGACGGTCCACGTTACACCTGGGACTGGTATTTGGCGGACAACTGAAACTGTTACAGAAACGGGGAAAATTTGGATAGCATACAGAAAAACTATCATTCAGAGAATTGTTCTCCAAAATTTGCTGTGTACCTTTCCACTTTTAGGGCCCGTATAGCATTTGTGCTTTTTctatacaccttttttttttatttttgatgtggaccatttttaaagtctttattgaatttgttacaatattgcttgttttggttttttggctgcgaggcacgTGGGGTCTTAGCTCTCCTACccaccccctgcatcggaaggtgaagtcttaaccactggaccaccagggaagtcactctATACACCTTTATTGtgccttttccttttgtgtcACAAAAGTGGGGAAATCCTGCGCTTTCTGAGGGCAGGCTGCCTGCTTGCTCGGTCTCACCTCAATGCCTGGCAGCGCAGCTACAGTGGAAGCCCCCTGGCCACTGAGGACTGAACAAACGGAGGATTCTAGCTGGCCTTGAGCTCCCACCTTCCGGGACCAGTTTCTTGTGCAAGTTCACCCACCACCAGGCTCTGCAGCTTTGCCCCAGCGGCCCAGAGCCACCACGGCTGGCCCATCTCCAGGGCCTGGGAGGCCGACAGCAATGCTGGAAGGAGGTGCCTTCTCATCCATCACCTCTTCTGTCCTGGAACTCAGATCTGTGCCTTGGGTGGTGAGATTAGGTCACATGACCGGTCTACTGAGGCTGCTCCAACATCCTCACCACGTGGACCAGAGCAGCTCCCTGAGGGAAGCCTTGGGATGTCAGTGCCCAGGGGGACCAGCGCCTCACCTCAAGTGGCACGGAGTCGGTCCAGTGCCAGGTCCCAGGCATTGGAAAATCCTGAGTGCTGTAAGCACGTGCTGTCAAAGCCTCCATGAGAACACCTGGTGTGACAGAGGGCAGACATTCCTTCCAGGTGTGGGAACCGTGTTGGGGGATGCAGGCCAGAGGCCAGGGTGCCCAGCACCTCACATTTCAGTAGCATATGCCATAAACCATAAGAAGATTAGCACCTCCTCTGAAATCTGCCTCTGTTCAAGAAACGTGGACACATTTTCCAGATCACCTATGTCCCAAAGCGACCCATTAGCCAAGCCACTCTCATTTactgacgatgatgatgatgtgtgtatgtgttatccACAGAACTAGCCCTGACCCGAGGTCCTGAACAGGCAGATGCTCCTGGCAGGCGGGGGAATATTCAGTGCATAAACCGGGCCAGGCCACGCCACTCTGGGGCTGAAGTGGTTCAACTCCCAAACTTGCGATGAATTGGTTAACACCCGTGTTCCCGGCCAGGCTTTTGGGGTCAACAGAGTAGGGCCACTTCTGTCTTGTCTGCTGCATGACCCCAGCTCCTAGCAGTGCCTGGCACTAAGTATGTGCTGAAGGCTGGGTCCACAGCCTGGTGGTGAGTGTTGCTACGGTCTCAGCAACCCAAGGTCAAGGCGGCATGGCATGACATCACAAGtagctttcccaaggtcacagcagGAAGGCGCAAGGCAAGAACGCTGGGCTCTCTGCCACTTTATACAatacacagtagtgtgtgtatgtcaatcccaatctcctaattcatcccacccccataAACACTCCCCTTGTTAGTGGTCCCCGGAGCTGTTATGAAATGCAGCTACGCTGCTCCCAGGTTGGGCCTGTAATAACCTTCAAGGGACGCTGAAATCGACTACAATGGGAATTCTGAGAGCATGTAAAATGAAATCATCatcaatgggaagaaaaaaatctttgtaatgTGGAGGTTTCCTCTGTAAAGGCCCTTGCTTCAATAGGGTTACctgagaagcaggaagaaagatTACTTCTTAAAATCACAGGCTCCAGCTCCCTTGCCAACTCTGTTATCAGAAAGATAGTGGTTTTGACACAAAATAGTAACACACTGGGGAATCACAGGAATCATAATATTTCTCTGAACTAGCGTCTGCCCAGCCCTGTGTCCACATCTTCTAAGCACCTCACAGGCATCGCCTCACCCCCATGCCACCTGCCCTGGGAGACGGGTCTACACCGCCAGCCTCCAAGCCTTTGGCAACCGTGGCAACCACTGGCAGAAGGAGCCAGTGGTTCCaagcgtgggctccagagctggACAGCGTTGGCTACCAGCCCAACTCCCCCATCACTACTGACTTGCCTCCAGTTCCACTCTGCACTTCCGCACTTGGACAACGACCAGGTTTCTAACCCTAACTAGTATCTAGGTCCCTCCTACGTGTCAGATGTGGCTCGCAATGTCCTCCGGTAGGAACTCGTTTAACGGGGATGAAAGCATCTCCCTGAGGCTGATCACAGTGCCCAGAGCCCACGTGGGCCGTCACCCGGCTCCCTGCCGGGTCTGCACGCGCTGGCATGGATGGGACGTGGTTAACTGCGGTGGAGGGAACCGAAGTTCAGGGTGGGTAGATGCCTTTGGTCCTGGAGAAGAGCAGCTGGGTCATCGGGAGGCCCCTGAGGCAGGCGAGTCTGAGTCCCAGGACTCAGAGAGCGACACAGGGTCCCCACTGTCGCTCTGGAGGGCCCGGGCCCGCTGACCCTCCTCGATGAGGTCTGCCACCAGGTTCAGCCGGCAGGCCCTGAGCGCCCTCACCAGGTGGGACACGGCCGCATCATCCCTCCTGCTGTTCTTCCAGACTCTCAGCGACTCCCTCACCTGTTCTGCCAGGTTCCGGGGATACTTCTCCTCAATGGCTTCAATCTTGGCGTCAGACACTCCGAGGTGACGAGCCAGTTTCCTCCAGTCCTTCCCCACGTTATCACAGATGATGTCAAACGCTGCCCGCAGGTCTGGGGAGGGAAAGAACACAATGACTGAGCAGAGAGTACGGGAGCTCTTTAGGAGACAGGTTACCCCACACTCCCTGATGGGCTCCTCAGTGCTGACCCAAGGGCTGGGTACCAAGAGGTCCTCCTGCAGAGGCCAATCCTGCCCCAGCTAACCACACCCTGAAACACTACCCAAGAGGCGTGGCCTGCTCTGAAGACTTAACGGTTGGGGTGTGTTGTTACGGAGATACCTACTCAGGACAGGGAGATGGAGTTGCTCCCCCATCTCACCCtacagtgggttgaatggtggcccctaAAACGTATGTCCACGTCAAACCCTTGGAACCGTGAATGTTAACTTATTTGGAAAAGGGCCTTTGTAGATGAGATTCAGTTGACGATCTTGAGACGAGgggatcatcctggattatccaggtgagccctaaatccagtgacaagACCACGTGCcacggaggcagagactggagcgaTGTGGGCACAAGCCAACGCCTGGAGTCCCCAGAAACCAGAGGAGGCATGAAGGCTCCTCCCCGAGAGCTTCCAGAGGGACCACGGCCTAGTGACACCCTGACTTGACTACTGGACCGAGAACTGTAAGAGCATCAAATTCTGTTGCTTTAGGCCACCAAGATACGGTAATTTGTACGCCAGCCCTGAACACCCCGATTCTTACTCTGGAAGATGTCCTGACTGACACCAGTCCTCAGTCTCTGGCTATTATGTCCTCATCTGCTGAAAGGTCACTACTGAGATCAGCATGACAGACTACAAAAGGCTGTTTCTGGACgggggcagggagaagagaaaggacaaaATGCTTCTTGGAAGGTTCCTGCAAAGTTGCATCTTCAAATGCAAATCCCTGATATGCTGTCAGCCTGTGTGCCAACTCCTCCAGTTCTGTGAGGTCGGCACCTGCGTTACTGATCACttgtacagaagaggaaatggagacacGGAAGGTAAGTGTAAGTTATTTcttgagatcacacagctagacaACGGCAGAGCCAGGACCACGCCTTGATGGCCCATTGTGCAAAAACTGTCCCTTATCAACCAACCCGTACCTGCTGTGACGCTTCTGGTGTACTTCCACTCCACCCAGGAGGTTAGCAATGTCCTTTCCTTTCGAGTAATCTCTAACTCACccggagggaggggggaggtggaGAAAATACTGAGGCTGGGGGATGGgtgtccatgctctgcaacttAGGCTGTTAACTTCTGTGCACTATGGTTCTCCCATTTGCAAAGTGGGTATATTACCCGTCTGTCTCCCAGGGCTGtttagagaaaacccacgcaaaCCGAACCCGGAAAAGGTTAGGCACCCGGGAGATCGAAACTACTGCTGGTCCAGCTGACCCTGCCTCCCCCGGCGCCCCCCAGTCCTCAGGCCCCCGTCCCCGCCTGGCTCCTCCGGcgcggccccgcccgccccccgaCCTCAGACCCCCGCCCCCACCTGGCTCCTCCGgcgcggccccgcccccacctGGCTCCTCGGGCTTGGCCTCGCACGCCCCGCCAATCCTCAGGCCCGCGCCCCCGCCTTGGCTCCTCCGGCGCGGCCCCACCTGACCCCGAGACCTCaggcccccgcccccacctcgcTCCTCCGGCGCGGCCCCGCCCGCCGCGCCCGCCTCGAAGTCGTCCAGGCGTCGCAGGAGGTCCTGGCGCCGCAGGGAGACGAGCAGCTTGCGGAGCAGCACGGTGTTCTCGCGGCTCATCTCGGTCTGCTCCAGCAGCACGTTGAAGAGGTCCAGGCCACTCTGCACGAGCTCCAGCTTTCTCTTGCCCACGCGGCTTTGACACAGGAACTTGAGCTCAGTCAGCTCGCTGCTCGACAGGCTGGCCGACACCGAGTGCAGCAGCACCAGGAACGGGTCCATGGCGGCGGGCGCGGCGGGGCCCGGCCCTCCTCTGGCTTCCCCCGGACCGGCCCGCCGCCCGCTCTCTGGCCCGCCTCCTCTAGCGCCCTGCGCCCCTCGGCCTACCGGCGGAGGTTCCCACTTCCAGCGTCTGATGCCCCCCTCACCGGAAGTCTCCCTTGGGGCCGCTTTCTCTCGCGAGAACTCCCGGAACTCGCGCATGCTCCCCGAGTCCAACAGTAGCCATTTCCGCCCGGGGGTGGGGGCGTGGCTTGCGGCCGCCGCCAGGAGGCGCACCAGACATGCTGACGGCGGTGGGACCCCGACCTCTGCGCCTGCGCCCTGACGTCCTTCTCTCTGGGTGGGGGCGTGCGGCCTTGGGTGTCCCGACGCTCCGGGCGCGGGCTGTGTTTTCTGTGGAAAGTTGCACTGCGGATGCCgataataaatgcatttatttattaacatttgtGAAAATGCATGTCCTTTAGTGTCCCCTGGAAATCAGTGTGCAGAAAAGACTATTCagagttttatttagttttaaaagtttaataactacttgattttttaaagttatcctCATTATTTTTCTGAATGCTTATTAGCGTTTACTGACGCCTACTGTGTACCACGCAGTAGGTTCTGGTGACAAATCGGGAACAAAGTGCCGAAGGCCCGGCCTGCCTGGAGCTTACAGCATCAGGACACAAGATTACCTAACACTGATAAGAAAGTGCAGGAAAGCCAGAAGTTAATGCGAGTCGCGGCCAAGAGGATAGGGGAATGGGGAGTGTGGAGGTGGGGCGGCGCACGTTGCGAGGGCGGGGTCCCAAGGTGCAGGTGCACGTGCCGGGTGTGAGGGACCAGGTGTGTAGGCTTGAGGGGAAGAGGGCGGAGCCACAGCAAGAGCAGAAGCAGAGGAGGGCGGAGGTTGCAGGAGCAGAGCCGGGGAGAAATGGGGTGGCCAGCGAGTGGAGGGGGTGAATTAGGAGGAGCCAGCTAAGAACGCGGCTTTACTGTCCCTGAGACCCTGCAGAGGGTGAGTGGAAGAGTGAAGCCATCTGAGTtacctagaggaaaaaaaaagtatatatatata
This window encodes:
- the FADD gene encoding FAS-associated death domain protein isoform X2, whose translation is MDPFLVLLHSVSASLSSSELTELKFLCQSRVGKRKLELVQSGLDLFNVLLEQTEMSRENTVLLRKLLVSLRRQDLLRRLDDFEAGAAGGAAPEERDLRAAFDIICDNVGKDWRKLARHLGVSDAKIEAIEEKYPRNLAEQVRESLRVWKNSRRDDAAVSHLVRALRACRLNLVADLIEEGQRARALQSDSGDPVSLSESWDSDSPASGASR
- the FADD gene encoding FAS-associated death domain protein isoform X1, coding for MDPFLVLLHSVSASLSSSELTELKFLCQSRVGKRKLELVQSGLDLFNVLLEQTEMSRENTVLLRKLLVSLRRQDLLRRLDDFEAGAAGGAAPEERDLRAAFDIICDNVGKDWRKLARHLGVSDAKIEAIEEKYPRNLAEQIAGGNACHARERITDFWDSDVGVVGAGVPRAPPWGSRSRAPQHRLLWTLPRKPLSFPPRSGAPPFSGQPRLCPFCPAPSAARNSHAADS
- the FADD gene encoding FAS-associated death domain protein isoform X3: MDPFLVLLHSVSASLSSSELTELKFLCQSRVGKRKLELVQSGLDLFNVLLEQTEMSRENTVLLRKLLVSLRRQDLLRRLDDFEAGAAGGAAPEERVISNAGADLTELEELAHRLTAYQGFAFEDATLQEPSKKHFVLSLLPAPVQKQPFVVCHADLSSDLSADEDIIARD